GCATCATCCGGGAATTATTATTACGCACCACCCCGAAATGCAACTGCTTGACCCACCCCCGGGCAAAATCAAGACGCCCGAAGAAGAGCATCAGGAATGCACGGTATTTATCCGCCGCCTCGCGGGAAACCCGTTTACCAGCCCGGGCTGCATCGAAAATGGAGGCGGCTTCCGCCTCGGAGCAAGCCCCGGCGTAGCAATGCTCGATCCCGTGATCCGACACCCTGCAGCCCAACTCGTGGAAAAAGGCATGCCGCTGATCCAATGCCGCCATAAAATCAGTCAAGCGGTTACAGGTGACCCCACTGGCGCGCTCCAGGGCCTCGACCCACCCATTAAAAGCCGGCGTGTCGACCCAAAGCGCCTTGTCGGGACGGAAGGTCGGATACACCCGGGTGGTTAACCCCGATTTCCGGATCTCACGATGAAACTCCAGCGAATCAACGGGATCGTCCGTCGTACAGACGACTTCGACCCGGCTCTTCTCCAATAAGCCGCGAACGCTCATATCCGGATGCTGCAACACGGCATTGGCCTTCTCCCAGATACGGGGGGCCGATTTTTCGTCCAGCAGCTCATCACACCCGAAGTACCGCTTCAACTCCAGATGCGTCCAATGATAGAGGGGATTGCGCAACGTGTAGGGCACCGTCCCGGCCCAGGCCATGAACTTTTCATAATCCGAGGCATCGCCGGTAATACACCGTTCCGCCACCCCGTTCGACCGCATCGCCCGCCACTTGTAGTGGTCGCCCGCCAGCCAGATTTCATACAGGTTGCGGAACTGATGATTGGAGGCAATCAGCGCCGGGGGTAAATGGCAGTGATAGTCAATAATCGGTTGGACCGCCGCCACCTCATGATACAACCGGCGCGCCGTTTTGGATTCCAGCAGAAAATCGTCATGGATAAATGATTTCATAGGGTTACTCCTATAAAGGGATTGCCGGAAAAAGACAAAGATTTTCTACTCATGGCCCTCTTCCTTTCTATTACCCACAAGTCGAGAGGAAGACTTCACCACTGATTTAAGAAATAAAAGAAATCTCCTTCGAGGAACCTCAGGGCAGGCAAAATGTTTCGGCATTATTAATTCGGGGTGCTCGGTCTATTGGGTTACACGGGAACGCGTCGGTGGCTTCCCCGAATTAAAAATCCCGCAACGGTGTTTCTGGGGACATTAAAGAATCATAGCGGGATCATGCCCTTGAGCTTCCTCATTTCCCCTGATGTCCGGGGGAAAACCGTTTGGCGTTTCTGGATTTCACTCATTTCTTAAATCAGTGGTGAAGTCCCTCTGTTCGGCGGTACTATTAGTAATGAAAAAGCCCTCAAAAGTGATATCAACCCTTGAATGCCGCGCGGCAGGAATGATATATAGTCCGGCATGAGCACCATTACATTTGAAAACGTTTCAGTTGCCGCCAAGGCCAATGTTTATTTTGACGGGAAAGTCGTCAGCCACACGGTGATCTTCCCCGATGGTTCAAAAAAGACCCTGGGACTCATCTACCCCGGCACCTATACTTTCAATACCGGCGCGCCGGAAGAAATGAAAATCATTGCCGGCACCTGCACCGCGCGTCAAGCCGGAGCCGCCCAATGGACTCCCTATGCCGCCGGCACCCAGTTCGATGTTCCCGGCAACTCCAAGTTCGACATCACCGTCGAATCCGGCATCGCCGAATACATCTGCTCGTTCAAATAATCATGGAGGGTTTTGCTCTGTCAAAACCTTCCTGACCGCCGGCACCGACAGAGCTTGCTCCTTATTCGGATTTAAAGAAAAGACTTCACCACTAATTGAAGAAATGAAAGAAATTCAGATTCAGCCGAAGAAATCCAAAATGTTGCGGCATTATTAATTCGGGGTGCTCTTTCTATTGAGTTACACGAGAACGCGTTGTGGTCTTCCCCGAATTAAAAATCCCGCAACGGTTTTTCGGGGGCATGAAAGAATCATAGCGGGATCAAGCCCTTGAGCTTCCTCATTTCCCCTGATGTCCGGGGAAAACCCGTTTGGCGATTTTTCGTGGCTGGCTATTTACAGGGGAACCTACCATGCCCATAGCGCGCCAAGCCAGACATGACAAATCGCCAAACATTTTGGGCGTTTCAGGATTTCTTTCATTTCTTTAATTAGTGGTGAAGTCTTCTTGTATTTACGTGTAAGGATAAGTACAAAGCGGTGCCCTCCATCAAAACCGCTTCCATGCGCGGTAGCTGATCAGTAACAGCACCTCCAGCACCCCTGCGGAGATCTGGAAGAGAATCAGCCGGCCGGCGAAAATGCGGAGGGTGCGCAGATCCGAAACCAGGGGCACGCTGTGATGGGCATAGAGCACCGCCGGAATGGTGGCGATGACCACCAGCACCAGATACAGGGGAAGATGCGTCCGGAAATCAAGAAAGGTCGCCAGACTTGCCCCCGTCCGGTTCAGAAAGAACCAGCGCGCATATTGCGCCACCAGCACCCCGAGCAGCCCGACTGACAACACCATCTGAAGCAGGTCGCACAGCGGCATGGCCCGGCCGTACACCTGCAGCACCGTGGCCTGCAGAAACGGGAAGCGAACGGTAAGCAAACCATAGTCATGGGTAAAGCTATCCAATATCAAATGGATCCCCATGCCGATTCCCACCGAGGCAAAAACAAGGAAAAGCCGTTTCGCAGGCCAGAACGCAAACGGCCCGGCATAAGGCAAGAGCCGGCGTCGATGCGCCAGCGGCACCAGCCGTAACAGGGGCCGTTTCAGGAATCCATGAAAGACCCAGAGCACGACCAAGGCGGCGGGCAGACTGAACACAAGCAACCCCTCGGGCGAATGTCCCCAACCGCTGTTGGTGGAGAGGGTTAAGAAATACAGGAAATCCGGCGCCATGCTGCCCACCACCAGCGCCGACAGGATCAATCCCCGCCGGGCCAAAGGCGCCGCCACCGCTACATGTGAAATCGTAAAAGGCATTAAACTCGCATTCCCTCCGCAACAACAGCTGCAAGATTTTCTGACAGAATTTACAGAATGTTAAAAATCGAAAACCCCATTGTTACGTGTTTCAAACTAATTTTGTTTATTTTGTTCATTCTGTCAAATCCTCCGGTTTTACAGCCCTGTCAGCAATCATCGAGATGTCGGCCATTCCTTTTTGTCCATCCACCGTTGACATTAGCGGATCGTTCCTCTATTGTGACCCGACTTTTTCGCAGGCCGTTAGCTCAGTTGGTAGAGCACGACACTTTTAATGTTGGGGTCGTGGGTTCGAATCCCACACGGCCTACCACCCCTTTACAGGATGTTCAGATACTGAACACAGTGTAGAAAACATTATACTGACAGGACTCCCATGAAACTCGGAATCATTGGCGGCAGCGGTTTGTATCAACTCGAAGGCCTCGAGAATGTTAATGAAGTCACCCTGGCCACCCCCTTCGGCCACCCCTCCGACGCCTATATTCACGGGACGCTGGGCGGAGTCGATATTTATTTCCTCCCCCGCCATGCCCGGGGACACCGCATCCTGCCGGCCGAGATCAACCACAAGGCCAACATCTGGGGCTTTAAAAAACTGGGCGTCGACCTCGTCATGTCCGTCAGTGCGGTAGGCAGCCTGCGCGAAGGCATCCGCCCCCGTGACATTGTATTGCCCGACCAGTATTTCGACCGGACCAAAGGCTCGCTGAACCACACCTTTTTCGGCAATGGAATCGTTGGCCATGTGTCCTTCGGTGATCCCACCTGTCATGGGCTTCGTGAAATCATGGCCAAGGTCGCCGTCGAGGTGGTCCGTGACCTGAAGCTGGGCGATATCGTGCGGCTTCATAAGGGCGGCACCTATGTGAACATGGAAGGGCCGGCCTTCTCGACCCGCGCCGAATCCAACTCCTATCGTCAGATGGGCTTTGACATCATCGGGATGACCAGCCTGCCGGAAGCCAAGCTGTGCCGCGAAGCGGAACTCTGCTATCTGCCCATGGCCATGGCTACCGACTACGACTGCTGGCGCACCAGCGAGGAGGAAGTGTCCGTGGACATGATCATCCAGACGCTGACCGCCAACACCGCCCTGGCAAAGGAAATCATCCGCCGGTTTGTCCCGCAACTTCCGACCAAGCACATCTGCCCGTGTCAGAACGCACTGAAAAACGCGATCATGACCGATATGAAGACCGTCCCTCCCGCCACCCTGGAAGCGCTGGAGCCCCTGCTTGCCAAATATCGCTAACCGCTGCGCCCCATGACTGACTCTCCCCTTCTTACTGAAATTGCGCGCCGGCGGACGTTTGCCATCATCTCGCATCCGGATGCCGGGAAAACGACCCTGACTGAAAAACTCCTGCTCTATGGTGGGGCGATCCAGTTGGCGGGTTCTGTCCGCTCCCGTCGGGACCGCAAGAACACCAGTTCCGACTGGATGGAACTGGAAAAGGAACGCGGGATTTCCGTGTCCTCCACCCTGCTCCAGTTCGATTACGGTGGCTGCGTCATCAACCTTCTCGACACCCCCGGCCATAAGGATTTCAGTGAAGACACCTACCGCGTGCTCACCGCCGTGGACAGTGTGATCATGGTGATCGACGCCGCCAAGGGCATTGAGGAGCGCACCCGTAAACTCTTTGAGATCTGCCGGCTGCGCGGGATCCCGATCTTCACGTTCATGAACAAGATGGACCGGCCGGCGCAGGATCCCCTCGCCCTGGTGGATGAACTCGAGAAAGTCCTCGGCATCGGCGCGTTCCCCGTGACCTGGCCCCTGGGCAGTGGCGTCGAGTTCAAGGGCGTCTATGACCGGCTGACGAAGAAGCTGCATCTCTTCGAGCGCACCGCCCACAATGCCCACCGCGCTCCGGAACAAGTCACGGGCATCCATGATCAGGCCCTGCTTGACCAGATCCCGCCCCATATCCGCGATCCCTGGCTCGAAGAGCTTGAGATGCTCAGCGCCGCCGGCGAACGGTTTGATGAAAAACAGGTGCTGCGCGGGGAGATCACCCCGGTATTTTTCGGGAGCGGGATGACCAACTTCGGGGTCCAACTGCTGCTTGACTATTTTGTCCAACACGGGGCCCCGCCCCAACCGCGGATTTCATCCAACGGGCCCATCGCCCCGGAACATCCGGAGTTCTCCGGGTTCGTGTTCAAGGTCCAGGCCAATATGAATCCCCGGCACCGGGACCGCCTGACCTTTGTCCGGGTCTGTTCCGGAATCTTCGAAAAGGATATGGTCGTCAATGATCCCGAAACCGGCAAGCCGGTCCGCCTGTCCTATCCCCAGAAGTTATTCGGACAGGACCGGGAATCCCTCGAGATTGCCTATCCGGGCGACATTGTGGGACTCGTGACGCATAAGGCATTCCGCATCGGGGACACCCTGACCAGCAATCCGAAAATCCGGTATGATGAAATTCCCCGCTTCCCTCCGGAAGCTTTTTCCTATATCCGCAATACCGGCGCCTCCAAGCAGAAACAATTGCGGGAAGGGTTGAATCAGTTGTTGCAGGAAGGGGTGATCCAGTCCTTCGAATTGCTCAATGATTACCAGACCGCACCGCTATTGGGCGCGGTGGGTCAACTTCAGTTCGAAGTAGTGGCCTACCGGCTCGAAGCTGAATATGGCGCCGACCCTCGCATGGAACCGGCCCCCTTCGCGCAGATCCGCTGGTTTTCCCCGAGCGTCACCCGCGAGACGCTGGACAAGTTCTATCTGGGCACGGGGGTCAAAGTCGCCACCGATATCCGCGGTCAATTTGTCATCCTGTTCCCCGACAAGTGGGGGGTGGAATACTTCATCAAGGAACATCCGGGCGTGGAACTCCACACCGTGTCCCCGCACGCCACCGCCTGAGTCCGGGAAATCTGTCTGTTGCTTTATCCGGTCCCTTCCTTTAGATTGCTAAAAGCACGACGATTGAACTGGAGTTTTTTATGAAGCATTCGACCCGATACCATGTAGCCCTTGTCTATAACGCTGGCGCCTCCGCCTCTCCCGAAGTCCCGGAAGATACGGGGAGCACCGATGATCTGCGCAAGATGATCCGGCGCATGGCCCATGTGCTTCGCAAAGTCGGCTACAAGGTGACGATTGTCCCCCTCGCCAACGACCTGCTGGCGTTCCAGCGCAAACTGCGCCGGCTCCGTCCGGATGTGGTCTTCAACCAGTATGACGACGTCGTTCATGGCGCCCTGTACGAGATGCGGGTGGCCGCCCTTGTCCAGATGATGGGCTTTCCGATCACGGGCTCCCCCGCCCTTGCCCTGGGATTGAGCCGCTACAAATACATGTCGGCCAGTCTGCTCCAGGGCGCAGGGATTCCCATGCCGCCGAAAACGGAAATGGTGGAACGGATCGGCGATGTGGACCGCGTCAAATGGAATTTCCCGATCATCGTCCAGCCCAGCCGCGAACATGCCGGCATCGGGCTCTCCCGCGATTCGGTGGTCTCCACCAAATCGGCCCTCAAGGAAAAAGTGCGCGAAATTCTCAAGCACTACCATCAACCGGCCCTGGCCCAGCACTTTCTACCCGGCCGTGAGTTCAACGTCGGCATCCTGGGCGGACGCAAACTGACCGTGCTTCCTTTGGCCGAGGTCGACTATACCCGCCTCCCCAAGGAAATTCCCCCGATCATGTCCTATGCCGCCAAGTGGATGGAAGACAGTGTCGAGTACCAGAAGACGTCGGTGATCTGTCCGGCCGAGGTGGAACCCTATCTGGCCCGAGAGATCAGCGCCATTGCCCTGCGCGCCTTCCGTGCGGTCGGGGGTTGGGGATATGGCCGTGTGGATATCCGGCTCGACGAAGTGGGCCAACCCCGCGTCCTTGAGGTCAACTGCAACCCGTCCCTGGATGAAAGCGTGGCCCTGGCCCGTTCCGCTGAGAAAGCGGGCATTGATTATCCGCACCTGCTCCAGCAGATCGTCAAAATCGCCATGGAAGGCCCCTCCTTCGATGTCGGCGTGCCGATGATTTAATTATCCCGTGAACCGTCCGGTATAGGCGAAGTCCTTGGCCAGGGAGGTGGCGAGCGAC
The bacterium genome window above contains:
- the uxaC gene encoding glucuronate isomerase encodes the protein MKSFIHDDFLLESKTARRLYHEVAAVQPIIDYHCHLPPALIASNHQFRNLYEIWLAGDHYKWRAMRSNGVAERCITGDASDYEKFMAWAGTVPYTLRNPLYHWTHLELKRYFGCDELLDEKSAPRIWEKANAVLQHPDMSVRGLLEKSRVEVVCTTDDPVDSLEFHREIRKSGLTTRVYPTFRPDKALWVDTPAFNGWVEALERASGVTCNRLTDFMAALDQRHAFFHELGCRVSDHGIEHCYAGACSEAEAASIFDAARAGKRVSREAADKYRAFLMLFFGRLDFARGWVKQLHFGVVRNNNSRMMQQLGPDTGFDAIGDFSQAQALIGYMNALDQEGHLPKMIIYNINPSDNYIIATAMGCFQDGTTPGKIQFGSGWWFLDQKEGMEWQMNALSSLGLLRRFVGMLTDSRSFISYTRHEYFRRILCQMIGRDVDRGELPDAPELLDSMVRDICYENAKRYFSFQH
- a CDS encoding pyrimidine/purine nucleoside phosphorylase produces the protein MSTITFENVSVAAKANVYFDGKVVSHTVIFPDGSKKTLGLIYPGTYTFNTGAPEEMKIIAGTCTARQAGAAQWTPYAAGTQFDVPGNSKFDITVESGIAEYICSFK
- a CDS encoding DUF4184 family protein, producing the protein MPFTISHVAVAAPLARRGLILSALVVGSMAPDFLYFLTLSTNSGWGHSPEGLLVFSLPAALVVLWVFHGFLKRPLLRLVPLAHRRRLLPYAGPFAFWPAKRLFLVFASVGIGMGIHLILDSFTHDYGLLTVRFPFLQATVLQVYGRAMPLCDLLQMVLSVGLLGVLVAQYARWFFLNRTGASLATFLDFRTHLPLYLVLVVIATIPAVLYAHHSVPLVSDLRTLRIFAGRLILFQISAGVLEVLLLISYRAWKRF
- the mtnP gene encoding S-methyl-5'-thioadenosine phosphorylase, translating into MKLGIIGGSGLYQLEGLENVNEVTLATPFGHPSDAYIHGTLGGVDIYFLPRHARGHRILPAEINHKANIWGFKKLGVDLVMSVSAVGSLREGIRPRDIVLPDQYFDRTKGSLNHTFFGNGIVGHVSFGDPTCHGLREIMAKVAVEVVRDLKLGDIVRLHKGGTYVNMEGPAFSTRAESNSYRQMGFDIIGMTSLPEAKLCREAELCYLPMAMATDYDCWRTSEEEVSVDMIIQTLTANTALAKEIIRRFVPQLPTKHICPCQNALKNAIMTDMKTVPPATLEALEPLLAKYR
- a CDS encoding peptide chain release factor 3, whose product is MTDSPLLTEIARRRTFAIISHPDAGKTTLTEKLLLYGGAIQLAGSVRSRRDRKNTSSDWMELEKERGISVSSTLLQFDYGGCVINLLDTPGHKDFSEDTYRVLTAVDSVIMVIDAAKGIEERTRKLFEICRLRGIPIFTFMNKMDRPAQDPLALVDELEKVLGIGAFPVTWPLGSGVEFKGVYDRLTKKLHLFERTAHNAHRAPEQVTGIHDQALLDQIPPHIRDPWLEELEMLSAAGERFDEKQVLRGEITPVFFGSGMTNFGVQLLLDYFVQHGAPPQPRISSNGPIAPEHPEFSGFVFKVQANMNPRHRDRLTFVRVCSGIFEKDMVVNDPETGKPVRLSYPQKLFGQDRESLEIAYPGDIVGLVTHKAFRIGDTLTSNPKIRYDEIPRFPPEAFSYIRNTGASKQKQLREGLNQLLQEGVIQSFELLNDYQTAPLLGAVGQLQFEVVAYRLEAEYGADPRMEPAPFAQIRWFSPSVTRETLDKFYLGTGVKVATDIRGQFVILFPDKWGVEYFIKEHPGVELHTVSPHATA